A single genomic interval of Bacteroidales bacterium harbors:
- a CDS encoding TIGR02757 family protein, translating into MNKTRDFLEEKVRLFNNPAFIETDPIQIPHLYTAREDIEIAGFLAATISWGNRASILKNARRLLSLMGDSPYDFILNHKTHHLMKFEGFVHRTFNTDDLVTFINGLRHLYKRANGLEGIFLKYKTVDSLQPAIHELKKEFFSIEHLPRTRKHLPDPITGSAAKRINMFLRWMVRKDNAGVDFGIWKNIPQSILSCPLDVHSGNVARKLGLLTRKQNDAKAVSELDAILRHFDPEDPVKYDFALFGLGIERNLRFTI; encoded by the coding sequence TTGAATAAGACGAGAGATTTTCTTGAGGAAAAAGTAAGGCTGTTTAACAATCCGGCTTTTATAGAAACCGATCCGATTCAGATCCCTCATCTGTATACAGCCAGGGAGGATATTGAAATTGCAGGATTCCTGGCGGCAACCATATCATGGGGTAACCGGGCTTCAATTCTAAAAAATGCAAGGAGATTGTTATCCCTGATGGGTGATTCACCATATGATTTCATTTTAAATCACAAGACCCATCATTTAATGAAGTTTGAAGGTTTTGTACATCGCACTTTCAATACCGATGACCTGGTTACGTTTATAAACGGGCTTCGGCATTTATATAAGCGGGCCAACGGGCTAGAAGGGATTTTTTTGAAATATAAAACCGTTGATTCGCTTCAGCCTGCCATTCATGAATTGAAAAAAGAATTTTTCAGCATTGAACACCTGCCGAGAACCAGGAAACATCTGCCTGATCCTATAACAGGATCCGCAGCTAAACGTATTAACATGTTCCTCAGGTGGATGGTACGAAAAGATAATGCCGGCGTGGATTTTGGAATATGGAAAAACATTCCTCAATCCATTTTATCCTGTCCGCTTGATGTTCATTCCGGTAATGTGGCCCGAAAGCTCGGCCTTCTGACAAGAAAACAAAATGATGCCAAAGCCGTGTCAGAACTGGATGCCATACTCAGGCACTTCGATCCTGAAGACCCGGTTAAGTATGATTTTGCGTTGTTTGGATTGGGAATAGAAAGGAATTTACGATTTACGATTTAG
- a CDS encoding ABC transporter ATP-binding protein — protein sequence MALIEANNITKSFGSVNVLKGINASIQQGEIVTIVGASGAGKTTFLQIAGTLMRPTSGSVIINQTEVSRLKDKELARFRNKHIGFVFQFHHLLPEFTALENVCIPAFIAGLSKSDSVKKAKEIIGFLGLTHRIEHKPAELSGGEQQRVAVARALINNPDVVLADEPSGNLDSHNKKELHELFFTLRKQYNQTFVIVTHDNELAGMSDRTITMHDGLLA from the coding sequence ATGGCATTAATTGAGGCCAATAACATTACAAAATCATTCGGTTCCGTTAATGTATTAAAGGGAATCAACGCTTCCATTCAACAGGGTGAAATAGTTACAATAGTCGGCGCCAGCGGAGCCGGTAAGACTACATTCCTGCAAATTGCCGGAACATTGATGAGACCCACTTCAGGCTCAGTAATCATCAATCAAACCGAGGTCAGCCGGTTGAAAGACAAAGAACTTGCACGATTTCGCAATAAACATATCGGATTTGTGTTCCAGTTTCATCACCTTCTGCCCGAATTTACAGCTCTTGAAAATGTGTGCATTCCTGCTTTTATTGCAGGATTATCGAAATCGGACTCTGTTAAAAAAGCAAAAGAAATCATTGGCTTTCTCGGGTTAACCCATCGGATAGAACACAAACCTGCAGAATTATCAGGAGGTGAACAACAGCGGGTGGCTGTTGCACGGGCACTCATCAATAATCCGGATGTGGTGCTGGCCGATGAGCCTTCAGGAAACCTTGACTCGCACAATAAAAAAGAACTTCACGAGCTATTCTTTACTTTGCGAAAACAATACAACCAGACTTTTGTGATTGTCACACATGACAATGAACTGGCTGGTATGAGTGACCGCACCATTACAATGCATGACGGGTTGCTGGCGTAA
- a CDS encoding twin-arginine translocase TatA/TatE family subunit has protein sequence MYHTFVFLSGGELVLVFLVFLLFFGSNKIPELAKGLGKGLREFKKATDDIKREISQSTDGITQDISDSVGGIRRNLTDITSDITSDLNKTTSDINKSINEASK, from the coding sequence ATGTACCATACATTCGTATTTCTCAGTGGCGGAGAGTTAGTGCTGGTTTTCCTGGTCTTCCTGCTTTTCTTTGGTTCAAATAAAATACCGGAACTGGCAAAAGGGTTAGGAAAGGGTCTGAGGGAATTCAAAAAAGCAACTGATGATATTAAACGCGAAATAAGTCAGAGCACCGACGGCATTACCCAGGATATCAGTGACAGCGTGGGAGGGATACGCCGTAATCTTACCGATATAACAAGCGATATCACATCGGATCTGAATAAAACCACTTCCGACATCAATAAAAGTATCAACGAAGCTTCGAAATAA
- the secDF gene encoding protein translocase subunit SecDF has translation MRNKGAIWTLAIALAVVCLYQLSFTVVTYKVKQDAKAYARDKNTNVVDLKKADYYLDSIASEPVYNFLWMKKYTFRECQEREIALGLDLQGGMNVVLEVNVSDVIRSMANYSKDSTFNKALALAKKNQVGSNENFVALFGKAFEQIDPNAKLSAIFTSAEFREKVNYNTSNADVLKFVQEEADKAIANSFNIITTRIDHFGVTSPNVQRLQNGDRILVELPGVSEKDRVRKLLQGAARLEFWETYDNTDGQIRNGLMSLNNLVREINQSAKTSSASTPAAAQATAQNTSATAQKDTSAGAPSLLQQLSTDSTAKGGVDSAKASDAFFKENPLFSVLVPYVTQNNELIPGSVFGQVHYKDTAKVNQYLRLGMERGLFPRDFKYFWSAKPIENPNTKKPTDYYQVHAIKVTSRDGRAPLTGDVIDRAVNEFDQNTAEAFVSMDMDADGTKTWARMTRENVGKIIAVVMDNYVYSYPRVNEEIPNGSSRITGNFTAQEAGDLANLLKSGTMPAPCKIIQEEVIGPSLGKESIKSGLNSLLISFVLIFSFMIFYYTRRAGLIADIALFLNMFFLFGVLASMGLALTLPGIAGIVLTIGMSVDANVLIYERIREEVASGKSGRIAIADGFKNALSAIVDGNLTTLITGIILFVRGTGPVKGFATTLVVGIITSMFAAIFISRLVFEVMMDKGYKMTFSTKLSQGAFKNINLDYIRHRKTWYIVSGTMVVIGLVSLFTRGLDQGVDFAGGRNYIIEYKKPVSNLEVAGAMEKELGIRPTVITYGSDNKVRVTTKYKIDSEDPGVENEIERKIYDGSKSFMDPNISYDDFRNNYLQGMQKVGPTIAADIKRDSIIAMFVALFFMFLYIGFRFRNWSFGLGAMASLAHDAFFVITMFSLLYGFMPFSMELDQTFVAAILTIIGYSVNDTVVIFDRIREYRGLHPKMDYAQLMNKAINDTFSRTIVTSLTVLITVAIIFFVTGESVQGFAFALLLGLISGVYSTVFIATALVYDTRNKKELKSTVK, from the coding sequence ATGCGTAATAAAGGAGCCATTTGGACATTGGCTATAGCGCTGGCAGTAGTTTGCCTTTACCAGTTATCCTTTACTGTGGTGACTTACAAGGTAAAACAAGACGCGAAAGCCTATGCACGCGATAAAAATACAAATGTTGTCGACCTTAAAAAAGCTGATTACTATCTTGATTCGATAGCCAGCGAGCCGGTTTACAACTTTTTATGGATGAAGAAATATACCTTCCGCGAGTGCCAGGAAAGGGAGATTGCTCTCGGTCTTGACCTCCAGGGCGGTATGAACGTTGTGCTTGAAGTGAATGTGTCGGATGTAATCCGTTCCATGGCTAATTACAGCAAGGACTCAACTTTTAACAAGGCTCTGGCCCTGGCTAAAAAGAACCAGGTCGGATCAAACGAAAACTTTGTAGCTCTTTTCGGCAAGGCATTCGAACAGATTGATCCCAATGCTAAACTGTCGGCCATATTCACATCCGCTGAATTCCGTGAAAAAGTAAATTATAATACATCTAATGCCGATGTACTTAAATTTGTTCAGGAAGAGGCAGATAAGGCCATTGCCAATTCATTCAATATCATCACAACCCGTATTGACCACTTTGGCGTTACTTCTCCCAATGTTCAGCGCCTTCAGAACGGCGACCGCATTCTGGTTGAATTACCCGGCGTGTCAGAAAAAGACAGGGTGAGAAAATTATTGCAGGGTGCTGCCCGACTTGAATTCTGGGAAACTTATGATAATACCGATGGTCAGATCCGTAATGGTCTGATGTCATTGAATAACCTGGTTCGTGAAATCAACCAGTCGGCAAAAACATCTTCTGCCTCAACACCGGCCGCTGCTCAGGCTACAGCTCAGAATACTTCAGCAACTGCCCAGAAAGATACCAGTGCAGGTGCACCATCCCTTCTTCAACAGCTTAGCACCGATTCAACAGCTAAAGGTGGCGTTGACAGCGCAAAAGCCTCGGATGCTTTCTTTAAGGAAAATCCTCTTTTCAGCGTTCTTGTACCCTATGTAACGCAGAACAACGAACTCATCCCCGGTTCGGTTTTCGGACAGGTTCATTATAAAGATACGGCCAAGGTTAACCAATACCTGCGCCTTGGCATGGAACGCGGATTATTCCCCCGCGATTTCAAATATTTCTGGTCCGCTAAGCCGATCGAAAATCCTAATACAAAGAAACCTACCGATTATTACCAGGTACATGCCATCAAGGTAACAAGCCGTGACGGCAGAGCTCCTCTCACCGGTGACGTGATTGACCGTGCCGTGAATGAATTCGATCAGAATACAGCAGAAGCTTTTGTATCGATGGATATGGATGCTGACGGGACCAAAACATGGGCAAGGATGACGCGTGAAAACGTGGGTAAGATCATTGCTGTTGTAATGGACAACTACGTTTATTCTTATCCCCGTGTTAACGAGGAAATTCCGAACGGCAGCTCCCGTATCACAGGTAATTTCACAGCCCAGGAGGCAGGTGACCTTGCCAACCTTCTGAAATCAGGTACTATGCCTGCACCCTGTAAGATCATCCAGGAAGAAGTAATCGGGCCGTCGCTTGGTAAGGAATCCATCAAGTCAGGTCTCAACTCACTGCTTATCTCATTCGTGCTGATCTTTTCATTCATGATTTTCTACTATACACGCCGTGCCGGTTTGATTGCAGATATAGCACTGTTCCTGAACATGTTCTTCCTCTTCGGGGTTCTTGCTTCAATGGGACTTGCCCTCACGCTCCCCGGTATAGCCGGTATTGTGCTCACCATCGGTATGTCGGTTGACGCGAACGTGCTGATTTATGAGCGTATCCGCGAGGAGGTCGCTTCCGGAAAGAGCGGCCGCATAGCAATAGCTGACGGTTTTAAAAATGCTCTTTCAGCAATCGTCGACGGTAACCTTACCACGCTGATCACAGGTATTATCCTGTTTGTCAGAGGTACCGGTCCTGTAAAAGGCTTTGCCACAACACTGGTTGTAGGTATCATTACCTCCATGTTTGCTGCTATTTTCATCAGCAGGCTCGTTTTTGAGGTTATGATGGACAAAGGTTATAAAATGACTTTCAGTACCAAATTATCACAGGGCGCCTTTAAGAATATCAACCTGGATTATATCAGGCACAGGAAAACATGGTATATTGTTTCAGGTACAATGGTTGTAATTGGACTCGTTTCTTTGTTTACCCGCGGATTGGACCAGGGTGTTGATTTTGCCGGTGGTCGTAATTATATCATCGAATACAAAAAACCGGTAAGCAATCTTGAAGTGGCAGGCGCCATGGAAAAGGAACTGGGCATCAGGCCGACTGTCATCACTTACGGTTCAGACAATAAAGTGCGTGTTACTACAAAGTATAAGATTGATTCAGAAGACCCGGGTGTTGAGAATGAAATAGAACGCAAGATTTACGATGGTTCTAAATCATTCATGGATCCCAATATAAGCTATGATGACTTCCGGAATAATTACCTCCAGGGTATGCAAAAAGTCGGGCCGACCATCGCTGCCGATATCAAGCGGGATTCAATTATTGCCATGTTTGTCGCACTCTTCTTTATGTTCCTGTATATCGGTTTCAGGTTCCGGAACTGGAGCTTCGGATTGGGAGCTATGGCCTCACTTGCACATGACGCCTTCTTTGTGATCACTATGTTCTCCTTGCTTTACGGATTCATGCCGTTCTCCATGGAGCTCGACCAGACTTTCGTGGCGGCAATCCTTACGATCATCGGATATTCGGTGAATGACACGGTTGTTATCTTCGACCGCATCAGGGAATACAGGGGTCTTCATCCCAAAATGGATTACGCCCAATTGATGAATAAGGCCATTAACGATACATTCAGCCGAACCATCGTCACATCACTCACTGTGTTGATTACAGTAGCCATCATCTTCTTCGTAACCGGTGAAAGTGTACAGGGATTCGCCTTCGCGCTGCTGCTCGGTCTGATATCAGGGGTTTATTCAACCGTATTTATTGCAACGGCCCTGGTTTATGATACGCGTAACAAAAAGGAACTGAAATCGACGGTTAAATAA
- a CDS encoding PKD domain-containing protein, producing the protein MKKFATLLIALLAGIVCFAQPPVKDTLYTCRNGFNILLIESSPDLYRFLPVRDDSLGQFFWDFGDGTYAYDMSPLHAYKVTGNYVINFYYTSPDGQCTSWASDTLTATGSSKCDAYWVAYPAVTVNNSIIPDSGFYSTGSYLFEDLSKGLIISRKWDFGDSTYSEEQNPVHVYAKAGVYNACLVITTADSCSSTWCSEIIVDYPGFCSLTGTVKDYSGLDGCGLVIELDNGVVLEPAEIVPNFLLYDGERVKLSYTELTDRVSICMAGIIARIDCITEIPRDTCTAEFSFYSLPWVSSVPPIYQFEMLTSHENAEVSWDFGDGTVTNEISPMHRFPHDGYYNVCLTLKTPDCYTSSCQTAWFDGYDPEPGLCEGLIRLSTDIILNGQQCNGSATATLVDSYGNEMQAAGYYWSTGEEGQVIYNLCPGLTYNVVVTDTTGCAVSGSFSFGGSVSYPDSLIGYWNYQQDNFDFLFNLPVYSDSIYCEWDFGDGEKAEGASVAHTFDEASNYMVNLKVYDNNGNVLYDQNILVSAGQAMGTNHHNSGMPVVYPVPANDRLFITLPGQDLKAEKIEILSAGGQTILYNSISQENNTVEINVSDLKPGFYLGRIIYPKANSQTFRFTK; encoded by the coding sequence ATGAAAAAATTCGCTACCCTTCTGATTGCATTGCTTGCAGGTATCGTATGCTTTGCACAACCCCCTGTTAAGGACACATTATATACATGCCGGAACGGATTCAATATCCTTCTCATTGAATCTTCACCCGACTTATACCGGTTTTTGCCGGTAAGAGATGACAGCCTTGGTCAATTTTTCTGGGATTTCGGCGACGGAACATATGCTTACGATATGAGTCCTTTGCACGCTTACAAAGTAACTGGCAACTATGTAATCAACTTTTATTATACCTCACCTGATGGGCAGTGCACTTCATGGGCCTCAGATACTCTTACTGCAACAGGATCTTCCAAATGCGATGCCTATTGGGTAGCATATCCGGCAGTCACCGTAAATAATTCAATAATTCCTGATTCGGGATTCTACTCAACTGGCAGTTATTTATTCGAAGACCTTTCTAAGGGACTTATCATATCGCGTAAATGGGATTTCGGGGACAGCACGTATTCCGAAGAACAAAATCCGGTTCATGTATATGCAAAAGCAGGAGTTTACAATGCCTGTCTTGTCATAACCACGGCCGACAGTTGTTCAAGTACCTGGTGCAGTGAAATCATTGTTGATTATCCGGGTTTCTGCTCACTGACAGGAACTGTAAAAGATTATTCAGGTCTCGATGGCTGCGGGCTTGTTATTGAACTCGATAACGGGGTAGTTCTTGAACCTGCTGAAATCGTTCCCAATTTTCTTTTGTATGACGGTGAACGGGTAAAGTTATCGTATACAGAATTAACTGACAGGGTAAGTATTTGCATGGCAGGTATAATTGCAAGGATTGATTGTATTACTGAAATACCCCGTGATACCTGCACAGCCGAATTCAGTTTTTATTCTCTCCCTTGGGTATCTTCCGTTCCCCCGATTTATCAGTTTGAGATGCTTACCAGCCATGAAAATGCTGAAGTAAGCTGGGATTTTGGTGATGGAACTGTTACAAATGAAATATCACCCATGCACAGGTTTCCCCATGATGGTTATTATAACGTATGCCTGACATTGAAGACTCCGGACTGCTATACAAGCAGTTGCCAGACGGCCTGGTTTGACGGCTATGATCCGGAACCCGGTTTATGTGAAGGCTTGATCCGGTTAAGCACGGATATTATTTTGAATGGGCAGCAGTGTAACGGTTCTGCCACTGCAACACTTGTTGATTCATACGGGAATGAAATGCAGGCAGCGGGATATTATTGGTCCACCGGTGAAGAAGGCCAGGTTATTTACAATCTTTGCCCGGGCTTAACCTATAATGTTGTTGTTACAGATACTACAGGATGTGCAGTGTCAGGTTCATTTTCATTCGGTGGTTCGGTTTCATATCCTGATTCACTTATTGGTTACTGGAACTACCAGCAGGACAACTTCGATTTCCTTTTTAACCTGCCGGTATATTCTGACAGTATATATTGTGAATGGGATTTCGGTGACGGAGAGAAAGCAGAAGGAGCATCAGTTGCCCATACATTTGATGAAGCCAGCAACTATATGGTAAACCTGAAAGTATATGACAATAATGGAAATGTACTGTATGATCAGAACATCCTAGTTTCAGCCGGACAGGCCATGGGAACAAACCATCATAATTCCGGCATGCCGGTAGTATACCCGGTTCCGGCGAACGACAGGCTTTTTATAACCTTACCGGGCCAGGATTTAAAAGCCGAAAAAATTGAAATACTTTCAGCCGGAGGTCAGACCATATTATATAACAGCATTTCACAGGAGAATAATACGGTTGAAATAAATGTATCCGATCTGAAGCCGGGATTTTACCTTGGGAGGATAATTTATCCTAAAGCAAATTCGCAGACATTCCGGTTTACGAAATAG
- a CDS encoding DUF3109 family protein, giving the protein MQETSAMLAIGRSVISIDVVTSRFSCDLDACKGACCVSGDSGAPLESDEVKILEDIYPSVKYYLSAESVRTIEQYGTSVIDIEGDTVTPLNDGKECSYVVFENGIAFCAIEKAFKDGVISFQKPVSCHLYPVRIKKHRHIDAVNYDRWEICKPAIEKGNKSDTPVYLFTRAALERKYGIEWFQKLVAEAKNLSISREE; this is encoded by the coding sequence TTGCAGGAAACTTCTGCTATGCTCGCTATTGGCCGATCCGTTATCAGTATAGATGTGGTGACATCCCGTTTTTCGTGCGATCTGGATGCATGCAAGGGCGCATGCTGTGTAAGCGGTGATTCGGGCGCTCCCCTTGAATCCGATGAAGTTAAAATACTTGAAGACATCTATCCATCGGTTAAATACTATCTGAGTGCTGAATCTGTCAGAACGATTGAACAATACGGCACATCGGTAATTGATATAGAAGGCGACACCGTTACACCCCTGAATGATGGCAAAGAATGTTCTTACGTTGTTTTTGAAAACGGAATTGCCTTTTGTGCTATTGAAAAGGCCTTTAAGGACGGCGTAATCTCATTTCAGAAACCCGTATCGTGCCACTTATACCCTGTGAGAATTAAAAAACACCGCCATATTGATGCAGTAAACTATGACAGGTGGGAAATCTGTAAGCCGGCCATTGAAAAAGGGAATAAATCTGACACTCCCGTTTACCTTTTTACCCGAGCTGCTCTTGAAAGAAAATATGGAATTGAATGGTTCCAAAAATTAGTGGCTGAAGCAAAAAATTTAAGCATCAGTCGGGAAGAATAA
- a CDS encoding glutamine synthetase III, with protein MSTIRFTSLAAAFSRDMKPYAKPKEPISEYFGSNVFDRKKMKKYLSTEAYEHVHEAIEKGTKIDRKIADQIASGMKAWAVEMGATHYTHWFQPLTEGTAEKHDAFIDFTENGDVIESFSGKLLAQQEPDASSFPSGGIRNTFEARGYTAWDPSSPAFILGSTLSIPTIFVSYTGEALDNKTPLLKALHAVDKAAVDVCQYFDKDVTKVVATLGVEQEYFLIDEALYNARPDIVLTGRSLMGHASAKDQQLEDHYFGSIPERVTSFIDELETEAFKLGIPIKTRHDEVAPNQFECAPIFEECNLAVDHNVLLMDLMRRIGRHHKLAVLHHEKPFNHINGSGKHANWALATNTGINLFSPGKNPKTNLQFLTFLVNTLKAVYKHADLLRASVATPGNAHRLGANEAPPAIISAFIGKQLTDMLNRIEKKVTNEKMTPDEKIELKLSVIKVPSILLDNTDRNRTSPFAFTGNKFEFRAVGSSANPAVAMTALNSAVAQQLIEFKTEVDKLIEKDVKKDEAIFQVLRQYITDSKPIRFEGNNYSEDWKKEAKKRGLNNITNTVEALDAYLTPKSKKLFTDLDVMTERENEARTFVRWDNYTKRVQIEARVMGDLVMNHIVPVAIRYQSELIENVKGLKEIFGEKEFKELAGARLELIRTISGHVSYIKSKVNEMIEARKVANKIEDEREKAMAYSTQIFCYLDDIRYHVDKLELIVDDQYWPLPKYRELLFSR; from the coding sequence ATGTCCACAATTCGATTTACCTCTCTCGCCGCTGCTTTTAGCAGAGATATGAAACCGTACGCAAAGCCTAAAGAACCGATATCGGAATATTTTGGCTCCAATGTGTTTGACAGGAAAAAAATGAAAAAATACCTGTCGACAGAAGCTTATGAGCATGTTCATGAAGCCATTGAAAAGGGCACTAAGATCGATCGCAAGATTGCTGACCAGATCGCGTCAGGCATGAAAGCCTGGGCTGTTGAAATGGGAGCCACACATTACACCCACTGGTTTCAGCCATTAACTGAAGGAACCGCTGAAAAGCATGATGCTTTTATCGATTTCACTGAAAACGGTGATGTAATCGAATCGTTTTCAGGGAAACTCCTGGCACAGCAGGAACCGGATGCATCAAGTTTCCCCAGCGGCGGTATTCGTAACACTTTCGAAGCAAGAGGATATACAGCATGGGATCCTTCCTCCCCGGCATTCATTTTAGGTTCCACACTGAGTATACCTACAATATTCGTTTCTTATACGGGCGAAGCACTTGATAATAAAACACCTCTTCTTAAGGCACTGCATGCTGTTGATAAGGCAGCTGTGGATGTTTGCCAGTATTTTGATAAAGATGTTACAAAAGTGGTGGCCACCCTTGGTGTTGAGCAGGAATACTTCCTCATTGATGAAGCTCTTTATAATGCCCGTCCAGATATTGTTTTAACCGGCCGCTCACTTATGGGACATGCTTCGGCAAAGGATCAGCAGCTCGAAGACCACTATTTCGGATCAATTCCTGAAAGAGTGACTTCTTTTATTGACGAGCTTGAAACCGAAGCTTTCAAGCTTGGTATACCCATTAAGACAAGGCATGATGAAGTGGCACCCAACCAGTTTGAATGCGCACCGATTTTCGAGGAGTGCAACCTGGCAGTGGACCATAACGTGCTTTTGATGGACCTGATGAGGCGTATCGGCCGTCATCACAAGCTTGCTGTACTTCATCACGAAAAACCCTTTAACCACATCAACGGTTCGGGAAAACATGCTAACTGGGCGCTGGCAACCAATACCGGTATAAACCTTTTCTCACCCGGTAAGAACCCGAAGACAAACCTGCAATTCCTCACTTTCCTTGTAAATACGCTAAAAGCTGTTTATAAACATGCCGACCTCTTGCGCGCCAGCGTTGCCACTCCCGGAAACGCACACCGCCTTGGAGCTAACGAGGCACCTCCGGCTATTATTTCCGCTTTCATTGGCAAACAGCTCACCGATATGCTGAACCGTATCGAGAAGAAAGTGACAAATGAAAAGATGACGCCCGATGAAAAAATAGAACTCAAGCTCAGCGTAATCAAGGTTCCTTCGATTTTACTGGATAATACCGACAGAAACCGTACATCACCTTTTGCTTTCACCGGTAATAAATTTGAATTCAGGGCAGTTGGTTCATCAGCAAATCCTGCAGTTGCAATGACAGCTCTTAACAGTGCCGTCGCGCAGCAGTTGATTGAATTCAAAACCGAAGTGGATAAGCTTATAGAAAAGGACGTAAAGAAAGATGAGGCCATTTTCCAGGTTCTGAGACAGTATATTACCGATTCAAAACCGATCCGTTTTGAAGGAAATAACTACAGCGAAGACTGGAAGAAAGAAGCTAAAAAACGCGGTCTGAATAACATTACAAATACAGTTGAAGCTCTTGATGCATATCTGACTCCGAAATCGAAAAAGCTGTTTACTGACCTTGATGTAATGACAGAGCGTGAAAATGAAGCCCGCACATTTGTAAGGTGGGATAATTACACAAAGAGGGTGCAGATTGAAGCCAGGGTTATGGGCGACCTCGTGATGAATCATATAGTTCCTGTTGCTATCCGCTATCAGAGTGAACTTATCGAAAATGTAAAGGGCCTCAAGGAAATATTCGGCGAAAAAGAATTCAAGGAACTTGCCGGTGCAAGGCTCGAGCTGATCCGCACCATTTCGGGACATGTCAGTTACATTAAATCGAAAGTAAACGAAATGATTGAAGCCCGTAAGGTGGCCAACAAGATTGAGGATGAACGTGAAAAGGCAATGGCATATTCAACCCAGATATTCTGTTACCTTGACGATATCCGGTATCATGTGGATAAGCTTGAGCTTATCGTGGACGACCAGTATTGGCCGCTTCCCAAATACAGAGAATTGCTTTTCTCAAGATAG